From a single Leopardus geoffroyi isolate Oge1 chromosome E1, O.geoffroyi_Oge1_pat1.0, whole genome shotgun sequence genomic region:
- the WBP2 gene encoding WW domain-binding protein 2 isoform X1, which produces MALNKNHSEGGGVIVNNTESILMSYDHVELTFNDMKNVPEAFKGTKKGTVYLTPYRIIFLSKGKDAMQSFMMPFYLMKDCEIKQPVFGANYIKGTVKAEAGGGWEGSAPYKLTFTAGGAIEFGQRMLQVASQASRGEAPNGAYGYSYMPSGAYVFPPPVANGMYPCPPGYPYPPPPPEFYPGPPMMDGAMGYVQPPPPPYPGPMEPPVSGPDVPSTPAAEAKAAEAAASAYYNPGNPHNVYMPTTQPPPPPYYPPEDKKTQ; this is translated from the exons ATGGCGCTCAACAAGAATCACTCGGAGGGCGGCGGAGTGATCGTCAACAACACAGAGAG CATCCTGATGTCTTATGACCATGTGGAACTTACATTCAATGATATGAAGAACGTGCCCGAGGCCTTCAAAGGGACCAAGAAAGGCACCGTCTACCTTACCCCTTACCGG ATTATCTTTCTGTCCAAAGGAAAGGATGCCATGCAGTCCTTCATGATGCCCTTTTATCTGATgaaggactgtgagatcaagcaACCTGTGTTTGGTGCAAACTACATCAAGGGAACAGTGAAGGCTGAAGCAGGAG GTGGCTGGGAAGGCTCTGCGCCATACAAGTTGACCTTTACGGCAGGGGGAGCCATCGAGTTTGGACAACGGATGCTACAGGTGGCATCTCAAG CCTCCCGAGGTGAAGCCCCCAATGGAGCCTATGGGTATTCTTACATGCCCAGCGGGGCCTATGTCTTTCCCCCGCCAGTCGCCAATGGAATGTACCCCTGCCCTCCTGGCTACCCCTATCCACCGCCCCCACCTG AGTTCTATCCAGGACCCCCCATGATGGACGGGGCCATGGGATATGTGCAGCCCCCACCACCGCCCTATCCTGGGCCCATGGAACCTCCTGTCAGCGGCCCTGATGTCCCCTCTACTCCTGCAG CTGAAGCCAAGGCGGCAGAAGCGGCTGCCAGCGCCTATTACAACCCGGGCAACCCACACAACGTCTACATGCCCACG accCAGCCTCCGCCACCTCCCTACTACCCCCCGGAAGATAAGAAGACCCAGTag
- the WBP2 gene encoding WW domain-binding protein 2 isoform X3: MALNKNHSEGGGVIVNNTESILMSYDHVELTFNDMKNVPEAFKGTKKGTVYLTPYRIIFLSKGKDAMQSFMMPFYLMKDCEIKQPVFGANYIKGTVKAEAGGGWEGSAPYKLTFTAGGAIEFGQRMLQVASQEFYPGPPMMDGAMGYVQPPPPPYPGPMEPPVSGPDVPSTPAAEAKAAEAAASAYYNPGNPHNVYMPTTQPPPPPYYPPEDKKTQ; encoded by the exons ATGGCGCTCAACAAGAATCACTCGGAGGGCGGCGGAGTGATCGTCAACAACACAGAGAG CATCCTGATGTCTTATGACCATGTGGAACTTACATTCAATGATATGAAGAACGTGCCCGAGGCCTTCAAAGGGACCAAGAAAGGCACCGTCTACCTTACCCCTTACCGG ATTATCTTTCTGTCCAAAGGAAAGGATGCCATGCAGTCCTTCATGATGCCCTTTTATCTGATgaaggactgtgagatcaagcaACCTGTGTTTGGTGCAAACTACATCAAGGGAACAGTGAAGGCTGAAGCAGGAG GTGGCTGGGAAGGCTCTGCGCCATACAAGTTGACCTTTACGGCAGGGGGAGCCATCGAGTTTGGACAACGGATGCTACAGGTGGCATCTCAAG AGTTCTATCCAGGACCCCCCATGATGGACGGGGCCATGGGATATGTGCAGCCCCCACCACCGCCCTATCCTGGGCCCATGGAACCTCCTGTCAGCGGCCCTGATGTCCCCTCTACTCCTGCAG CTGAAGCCAAGGCGGCAGAAGCGGCTGCCAGCGCCTATTACAACCCGGGCAACCCACACAACGTCTACATGCCCACG accCAGCCTCCGCCACCTCCCTACTACCCCCCGGAAGATAAGAAGACCCAGTag
- the WBP2 gene encoding WW domain-binding protein 2 isoform X2, translating to MSYDHVELTFNDMKNVPEAFKGTKKGTVYLTPYRIIFLSKGKDAMQSFMMPFYLMKDCEIKQPVFGANYIKGTVKAEAGGGWEGSAPYKLTFTAGGAIEFGQRMLQVASQASRGEAPNGAYGYSYMPSGAYVFPPPVANGMYPCPPGYPYPPPPPEFYPGPPMMDGAMGYVQPPPPPYPGPMEPPVSGPDVPSTPAAEAKAAEAAASAYYNPGNPHNVYMPTTQPPPPPYYPPEDKKTQ from the exons ATGTCTTATGACCATGTGGAACTTACATTCAATGATATGAAGAACGTGCCCGAGGCCTTCAAAGGGACCAAGAAAGGCACCGTCTACCTTACCCCTTACCGG ATTATCTTTCTGTCCAAAGGAAAGGATGCCATGCAGTCCTTCATGATGCCCTTTTATCTGATgaaggactgtgagatcaagcaACCTGTGTTTGGTGCAAACTACATCAAGGGAACAGTGAAGGCTGAAGCAGGAG GTGGCTGGGAAGGCTCTGCGCCATACAAGTTGACCTTTACGGCAGGGGGAGCCATCGAGTTTGGACAACGGATGCTACAGGTGGCATCTCAAG CCTCCCGAGGTGAAGCCCCCAATGGAGCCTATGGGTATTCTTACATGCCCAGCGGGGCCTATGTCTTTCCCCCGCCAGTCGCCAATGGAATGTACCCCTGCCCTCCTGGCTACCCCTATCCACCGCCCCCACCTG AGTTCTATCCAGGACCCCCCATGATGGACGGGGCCATGGGATATGTGCAGCCCCCACCACCGCCCTATCCTGGGCCCATGGAACCTCCTGTCAGCGGCCCTGATGTCCCCTCTACTCCTGCAG CTGAAGCCAAGGCGGCAGAAGCGGCTGCCAGCGCCTATTACAACCCGGGCAACCCACACAACGTCTACATGCCCACG accCAGCCTCCGCCACCTCCCTACTACCCCCCGGAAGATAAGAAGACCCAGTag
- the TRIM47 gene encoding E3 ubiquitin-protein ligase TRIM47 — protein MDGSGPFSCPICLEPLREPVTLPCGHNFCLACLGALWPHRGAGGAGGPGGAARCPLCQEPFPDGLQLRKNHTLSELLQLRQGSGSAPGPGSGPAPASASAPEPASPSAPPSAPEPSAPCAPEPWPGGEEPVRCDACPEGAALPAALSCLSCLASFCPAHLGPHERSPALRGHRLVPPLRRLEESLCPRHLRPLERYCRAERMCLCEACAAQEHQGHELVPLEQERALQEAEQSKVLSAVEDRMDELGACIAQSRRTVALIKSAAAAERERVSRLFAEAAAILQGFQTEVLGFIEEGEATMLGRSQGDLRRQEEQRSRLSRARHNLSQVPEADSVSFLQELLALRLALEEGCGPGPGPPRELSFTRSSQAVRAVRELLTATCASQWEQLRGLGTEADAESQDPDSTNHLESEAPRDYFLKFAYIVDLDSDTADKYLQLFGTKGVKRVLCPINYPESPTRFTHCEQVLGEGALDRGTYYWEVEIIEGWVSVGVMAEDFSPQEPYDRGRLGRNAHSCCLQWNGRSFSVWFHGLEAPLPHPFSPTVGICLEYADRALAFYAVRDGKMNLLRRLKASRARRSSSLSSSIDPFQSRLDSHFAGLFTRRLKPAFFLESVDAHLQMGPLKKSCISVLKRR, from the exons ATGGACGGCAGCGGGCCCTTCAGCTGCCCCATCTGCCTGGAGCCGCTCCGGGAGCCGGTGACGCTGCCCTGCGGCCACAACTTCTGCCTCGCCTGCCTGGGCGCGCTCTGGCCGCACCGCGGCGCGGGTGGCGCCGGCGGGCCCGGAGGCGCGGCCCGCTGCCCGCTGTGCCAGGAGCCCTTCCCCGACGGCCTGCAGCTCCGCAAGAACCACACGCTGTCCGAGCTGCTGCAGCTCCGCCAGGGCTCGGGCTCCGCGCCCGGGCCCGGCTCCGGCCCGGCCCCGGCCTCGGCCTCGGCCCCGGAGCCCGCGTCGCCCAGCGCCCCGCCCAGCGCCCCGGAGCCTTCGGCTCCCTGCGCGCCCGAGCCCTGGCCCGGTGGCGAAGAGCCGGTGCGCTGCGACGCGTGCCCCGAGGGCGCCGCCCTGCCTGCCGCgctctcctgcctctcctgcctcgCCTCCTTCTGCCCGGCGCACTTGGGCCCGCACGAGCGCAGCCCCGCGCTGCGCGGACACCGCCTAGTGCCGCCGCTGCGCCGGCTGGAGGAGAGCCTGTGCCCGCGCCACCTGCGGCCGCTCGAGCGCTACTGCCGTGCGGAGCGCATGTGCCTGTGCGAGGCCTGCGCCGCCCAGGAGCACCAGGGCCACGAGCTCGTGCCGCTGGAGCAGGAGCGCGCGCTCCAGGAG GCCGAGCAGTCCAAAGTCCTGAGTGCTGTGGAGGACCGCATGGATGAGCTGGGCGCCTGCATTGCACAGTCCCGGCGCACGGTGGCCCTCATCAAG AGCGCCGCCGCCGCAGAGCGGGAGAGGGTGAGCCGGCTGTTCGCCGAGGCTGCAGCCATCCTGCAGGGGTTCCAGACGGAGGTGCTGGGCTTCATCGAGGAGGGCGAGGCCACCATGCTGGGCCGCTCCCAGGGGGACCTGCGGCGGCAGGAGGAACAGCGCAGCAGGCTCAGCCGGGCCCGCCACAACCTCAGTCAGGTCCCTGAAGCCGACTCAGTCAGCTTCCTGCAG GAGCTCCTGGCACTCAGGCTGGCCCTGGAGGAGGGGTGCGGCCCTGGGCCCGGCCCCCCGAGGGAGCTCAGCTTCACCAGATCATCCCAAGCCGTGCGGGCGGTGAGAGAGCTGCTAACGGCCACCTGTGCCAGCCAGTGGGAGCAGCTGCGGGGGCTGGGCACAGAAG CCGATGCTGAGTCCCAAGACCCCGATAGCACCAACCACTTGGAGAGTGAGGCTCCCAGGGACTACTTCCTCAAGT TTGCCTACATCGTGGACCTGGACAGCGACACGGCAGACAAGTACCTGCAGCTGTTTGGAACCAAAGGTGTAAAGAGGGTGCTGTGTCCCATCAACTACCCCGAGTCACCCACTCGCTTCACCCACTGCGAGCAGGTGCTGGGTGAGGGTGCCCTGGACCGGGGCACCTACTATTGGGAGGTAGAGATCATTGAAGGCTGGGTCAGCGTGGGGGTCATGGCCGAAGACTTCTCCCCACAAGAGCCCTATGACCGGGGCCGGCTCGGCCGCAATGCCCACTCCTGCTGCCTGCAGTGGAACGGACGCAGCTTCTCTGTCTGGTTCCACGGGCTGGaggcgcccctgccccacccGTTCTCGCCCACCGTCGGGATCTGCCTAGAATATGCCGACCGAGCCCTGGCCTTCTATGCTGTGCGGGATGGCAAGATGAACCTTCTTCGGAGGTTGAAGGCCTCCCGGGCCCGCCGGAGcagctccctgtcctcctccATTGACCCCTTCCAAAGCCGCCTGGACAGCCATTTTGCAGGGCTCTTCACTCGCAGGCTAAAGCCTGCCTTCTTCCTGGAGAGTGTGGATGCCCATCTGCAGATGGGGCCCCTGAAGAAATCCTGCATATCTGTGCTGAAGAGGAGGTGA